Part of the Halopenitus persicus genome is shown below.
GACAGGACGCTCGAGAGGACCGCCCCGCCGAGGATCGCCGCCGGAACGACGAGGAACGCCCGGACGTAGGGGTTGGACCGCCACGACCCGAACGAACTCGCCCCGCGTGCGCGGGGGTAGTGTCCGTAGGCGTACTCCGCGAGCGTCCCGGCGACGAGGGTCGCCAGAAGGTTCCCGGTGAGGTGGCCGAGGCTCGCGTGCGAGAGCCCCGCCAGGAGCAGCCCCTCGAGGTAGAAGTACGACCACGCACGGAACGGGATCACGACCGGGGACGTCGGGTCGTCGATCCCACGCTGTACGAACAGGTAGACCAGGATCACGATCCCGACGGCGACGAGGGTTCCCCAGGGGACGCCGCGGAGGAGCCGTGAGCGTATCCGCCGTCCCCATCGTCCGCCCGGCCGGTCCATCGCCCACACGAGCCCGAACGCGAGGAGAAACGCCACCGGAACGCTCAGACGGTGGACCGTGACCCACTCCGGAAGCATACCCCGGATTCGATCGTGATCGGTAAAGAACCCGCGGTCGGTGGCACGTCGACGACGAGGCGTCACGATCGCCGTCGCGAGGCGCCACGATCGCCGTCGCTACGGAGCTACTCGACGACGTCCACCGCGCCGCGCATCCCGCTCGCCTGATGCGGGGTACAGACGTATCGGTAGGTCCCCATCTCCTCGAAGCGGTGGCTGAACGTCGCGCCCGACTCCCGATGCAGATCGCTTTCGAACCGGCCGCTCTCCTCGGTGACGTCGTGTTGCCCGCCCTCGCCGGTCCACTCCCAGACGACCTCGGTTCCGGCATCGATCCGGACTGCCACAGGGTCGAACGCGAGCCCGCCCGCGGCGCCCACCGCGACCGTCACGGTCGACTCGCCGGTGCGGTCGACCACGCCGTCGTAGTTGTTGGCGCCTTCCAGCCACTCGTCGTTCCCGGAGGCGGCCGCGTCCCCGTCGCCGCTCAGACAGCCTGCCCCGAGCACGAGTCCGGCGGTACCGACCGCCGCGAGCACGGCGCGTCGGGAGGTTCTCCTGCGGTATCGCTCCATATTTCCCCTCGGATCGATCGCGGCAAAACGGCATCGATCGGTCGGGAACCACGGTCGATGTGAGCACAACGCTCTTTGGAGCGGTCCGCGTAGCGACGAGTATGAGCGATTGGACGGACGCGATCGTCGGCGACAGAATGGCCGTCGATCAGGAGTTCAACGACCGGGTTATGAACTCCCAGTTCAGCAACCAGGAGTGGGGACTGATCATGACCGCCACGGAGTTCGACATCGAACACGCCGACGACCCGGAACGGGCCCGGATCGTCGCCGACACC
Proteins encoded:
- a CDS encoding halocyanin domain-containing protein, whose protein sequence is MERYRRRTSRRAVLAAVGTAGLVLGAGCLSGDGDAAASGNDEWLEGANNYDGVVDRTGESTVTVAVGAAGGLAFDPVAVRIDAGTEVVWEWTGEGGQHDVTEESGRFESDLHRESGATFSHRFEEMGTYRYVCTPHQASGMRGAVDVVE